One window of Curtobacterium sp. 458 genomic DNA carries:
- a CDS encoding sulfite exporter TauE/SafE family protein, translating to MPRTLALVAIGIVAGLLSGLFGVGGGVVVVPALMAVLGMDQRRASATSLVAIAPAAVVGAVTYGVQGEVHWLAALTLAVGSVVGAPIGARLLRTIPLRALPWIFVGFIAVVLVSLFSTVPTRGGDVHFGVVEALVLLLLGLLSGVLSGLVGVGGGVVIVPGLEVALGAGDLLAKGTSLLTMVPTSVSGTVANLRRRAVDVRVGLTVGTTAAVCSPAGAWLARLVDPQVGTWMFAAFLVVVAVIVLRRGRRARPTAEATDGEVA from the coding sequence ATGCCCCGGACCCTCGCCCTCGTCGCGATCGGCATCGTGGCCGGACTCCTCTCCGGGTTGTTCGGCGTCGGCGGTGGCGTCGTGGTGGTCCCGGCGCTCATGGCGGTGCTCGGCATGGACCAGCGCCGCGCCTCCGCCACCTCCCTCGTGGCGATCGCCCCCGCGGCCGTCGTCGGCGCGGTCACCTACGGCGTGCAGGGCGAGGTGCACTGGCTCGCAGCGCTGACCCTGGCGGTCGGCAGCGTGGTCGGTGCGCCGATCGGTGCCCGGCTCCTCCGGACGATCCCGCTCCGCGCACTGCCGTGGATCTTCGTGGGCTTCATCGCGGTGGTGCTCGTGTCGCTCTTCTCGACGGTCCCGACCCGCGGCGGCGACGTGCACTTCGGCGTCGTCGAGGCCCTGGTGTTGCTCCTGCTCGGTCTGCTGTCGGGCGTGCTGTCCGGGCTCGTGGGCGTCGGCGGTGGTGTCGTCATCGTGCCGGGGCTCGAGGTCGCCCTCGGTGCTGGCGACCTGCTGGCGAAGGGGACGTCGCTGCTGACGATGGTCCCGACCTCGGTGTCCGGCACGGTCGCGAACCTCCGTCGGCGTGCGGTGGACGTCCGGGTCGGCCTGACCGTGGGCACCACCGCGGCGGTGTGCTCGCCGGCGGGTGCGTGGCTCGCCCGACTCGTCGACCCGCAGGTCGGCACGTGGATGTTCGCGGCGTTCCTCGTGGTGGTCGCCGTGATCGTGCTGCGGCGCGGTCGCCGGGCCCGGCCGACGGCGGAGGCGACCGACGGGGAGGTCGCGTGA
- a CDS encoding DNA alkylation repair protein, whose translation MTGLQAGSSAEDVISALARTSGDVAAARRVARRFAALDEGERSALLWSEDAGARLVAVLLLVQAMRERPDDELTEEYLAAAKAERFDDPLLVDLAAEELVGAPLVASGSTGQLFALAKSDVAMVRRIAVVATLAFVKQGDADVALGIVGRLVRERGDTVQSAVGWVLREVGKRASEPALVAFLERQGRWLSPGARATATEHLPPTERDRLRG comes from the coding sequence GTGACGGGTCTCCAGGCCGGTTCGTCGGCGGAGGACGTCATCTCGGCGCTCGCGCGCACGAGCGGTGACGTCGCGGCGGCCCGCAGGGTCGCGCGACGGTTCGCCGCGCTCGACGAGGGCGAGCGCTCGGCGCTGCTCTGGAGCGAGGACGCGGGTGCGCGGCTGGTCGCGGTGCTGCTGCTCGTGCAGGCGATGCGGGAGCGTCCGGACGACGAGCTGACCGAGGAGTACCTCGCGGCGGCGAAGGCCGAGCGGTTCGACGACCCGCTGCTCGTGGACCTCGCGGCGGAGGAGCTCGTCGGCGCACCCCTCGTCGCCAGTGGCTCCACGGGGCAGCTCTTCGCGCTCGCGAAGTCGGACGTGGCGATGGTGCGGCGGATCGCGGTGGTCGCGACGCTCGCGTTCGTCAAGCAGGGCGACGCGGACGTCGCGCTCGGCATCGTGGGCCGGCTCGTCCGGGAGCGCGGCGACACCGTGCAGTCCGCGGTCGGCTGGGTGCTGCGGGAGGTCGGGAAGCGCGCGTCGGAACCGGCGCTCGTGGCGTTCCTGGAGCGGCAGGGTCGCTGGCTCTCGCCCGGCGCGCGTGCGACCGCGACGGAGCACCTGCCACCCACGGAGCGGGACCGCTTGCGCGGGTGA